A part of Oryctolagus cuniculus chromosome 4, mOryCun1.1, whole genome shotgun sequence genomic DNA contains:
- the LOC100357502 gene encoding LOW QUALITY PROTEIN: fizzy-related protein homolog (The sequence of the model RefSeq protein was modified relative to this genomic sequence to represent the inferred CDS: inserted 3 bases in 3 codons; substituted 1 base at 1 genomic stop codon) translates to MDQDYKRRLLRQIVVQKXVSELRRTLTPANSPVSSPSKHGDRFIPSRAGANGSVNFHRINENEKSPSQNRKAKDATSDNGKDGLAYSALLKNELLGAGIEKVQDPQTEDRRLQPSTPEKKGLFTYSLSTKRSSPDDTKDVSPYSLSPVSTXSQKRLRSPRKPARKISKIPFKVLDAPELQDDVYLNLVDWXNVLSVGLGTCVYLWSACTSQVTRLCDLSVEGDSVTSVGWCERGNLVAVGTHKGFVQIWDAAAGKKLSVLEGHMARVGAMAWNAEQLSSGSRDRVILQRDIRSPRLQAEWRLQGHRQEVCGLKWSTDHQLLXLVWNHSSLAPLQQYTQHLAAAKAISWSQHQHGLLASGGGTADRCIRFWSTLTGQPLQCIDTGSQVCNLAWSKHASELVSTHGYSQNQILVWKYPSLTQVAKLTGHSYRFLYLAMSPDGEAIVTGAGDETLRFWNVFSKTRSTKEPVSVLNLFNRIR, encoded by the exons ATGGACCAAGACTACAAGCGGCGCCTGCTGCGGCAGATCGTCGTGCAGA GTGTCTCAGAGCTGCGGCGGACGCTGACCCCGGCCAACTCCCCGGTGTCCTCTCCCAGCAAGCACGGCGACCGCTTCATCCCCTCGCGGGCGGGGGCCAACGGGAGCGTGAACTTCCACCGGATCAACGAGAATGAGAAGTCTCCCAGCCAAAACCGCAAAGCCAAGGATGCCACGTCGGACAACGGCAAAGACGGCCTGGCCTACTCTGCGCTGCTCAAGAATGAGCTGCTGGGCGCCGGCATCGAGAAGGTGCAGGACCCGCAGACGGAGGACCGCAGGCTGCAGCCGTCCACGCCCGAGAAGAAGGGGCTGTTCACGTATTCCCTGAGCACCAAGCGCTCGAGCCCTGACGACACCAAAGACGTGTCGCCCTACTCCCTGTCCCCCGTCAGCACCTAGAGCCAGAAGCGGCTCCGGTCCCCGCGGAAGCCCGCGCGCAAGATCTCCAAGATCCCGTTCAAGGTGCTGGACGCGCCCGAGCTGCAGGACGACGTCTACCTGAACCTGGTGGACT TCAACGTGCTGAGCGTGGGGCTGGGCACGTGCGTGTACCTGTGGAGCGCCTGCACCAGCCAGGTGACGCGGCTCTGCGACCTGTCGGTGGAGGGCGACTCGGTCACCTCCGTGGGCTGGTGCGAGCGGGGGAACCTGGTGGCCGTGGGCACGCACAAGGGCTTCGTGCAGATCTGGGACGCGGCCGCGGGCAAGAAGCTGTCGGTGCTGGAGGGGCACATGGCGCGCGTGGGCGCGATGGCCTGGAACGCCGAGCAGCTGTCGTCGGGCAGCCGAGACCGCGTGATCCTGCAGCGGGACATCCGCAGCCCCCGGCTGCAGGCCGAGTGGCGGCTGCAGGGCCACCGGCAGGAGGTGTGCGGCCTCAAGTGGTCCACGGACCACCAGCTGC GCCTCGTCTGGAACCACTCGAGCCTGGCGCCCCTGCAGCAGTACACCCAGCACCTGGCTGCCGCGAAAGCCATCTCCTGGTCGCAGCACCAGCACGGGCTGCTGGCGTCGGGCGGCGGCACGGCCGACCGCTGCATCCGCTTCTGGAGCACGCTTACGGGCCAGCCGCTGCAGTGTATCGACACGGGCTCCCAGGTGTGCAACCTGGCCTGGTCCAAGCACGCCAGCGAGCTGGTGAGCACGCACGGCTACTCCCAGAACCAGATCCTTGTCTGGAAGTACCCGTCGCTGACCCAGGTGGCCAAGCTCACCGGGCACTCGTACCGCTTCCTCTACCTGGCCATGTCGCCCGACGGGGAGGCCATCGTCACCGGGGCCGGGGACGAGACCCTGCGCTTCTGGAACGTCTTTAGCAAAACGCGGTCCACCAAGGAGCCCGTGTCCGTCTTGAACCTCTTCAACAGGATCCGGTGA